The region AATAACGGTTCATTCAAACCACTTATTCACCATGACATCACCGTTATTGTTGAAGTGTATCTTCTTTGCCATACAGCGGTCGGTCGTCCGCCATATTCTCATGAGAAGGCGCACCTCCGGTCTGTTTAGCCTTTAGGCAGTTAGCCACATCGTCTCCGGGAAAGACACTCGACTGCCAGGTGGCGGTATAGCGCAAGCTAGCCTTAACACCATGCTCCTTGGTGAACTTCATCACCTCCTTGGCTCCCATAATGGCGACGGGGGATCGAGCAGCAATCCGCTCTGCCAGTGCTACTGCCATCGATTCAAGTTCACCCGCATCGGCAACCACACGAGACACAAAGCCCAGATGCTTAGCCTCGTCGCCCGATACGGTCCTGCAATCCATCAGCCAATCAGCTACTACCGCAGACGGTAGATTTGCCGTCAAACGCTGAACCGTTCCGAGGTCAGGCACAAAGCCAAAGTCCATTTCTAGTGGAGTGAATGCCGTCGCTGACTCTGCCAAACGAATATCTGCAGCACACACAACATCTAAGGCACCACCAATACACGCACCTTGAATAGCGGCAATGACGGGCAATCTCGTTTCTTCCAACGCGGATATAGCATCTTGTAGGGACAGTACGGTGCGCCTGAGGTGGTCTGCCTTTCTCGCCAACTCCAAGCCATCCCCCATGGCGGTTAAGCCTTGTAAGACCGCTAAGTCGATTCCCGAGCTAAACATTTTTCCCTCAGCGCGCAATAAAATACACCGCACTTCTGGTAGCCGTTCAGCAAGTTTTACCGCCTGAGGAAGATCATACCAAAATTCTCTAACGAGACAATTTCGCTTATCACTTCTATTCAGCACAATATGTGCTACAGCTGCATTTACTTCAAATCTAAAGCTAGAAAATTGTGTGGCATCGCTCATTTATATCAGTCCTTTTGGTAGGTTTCTCTAAGATTTTTTTTCAAAATTTTTCCATTTGCATTTCTTGGAATAACATCGCTGAAGATGATACGTTTTGGCGTTTTAAATCCAGCTAGTGCATTTTTAGAAAATGCTAAAATATCTTGCTCCGACACAGAATCAGACGACCTAACTACTACCGCAGTGACCATCTCGCCCCAGCGCTCATCTGGCAAGCCAATCACTGCCACATCATTAATGTCTGGGTGGGCCATCAAGGCACTTTCTACTTCAAGTGAGGACACATTTTCTCCACCTGAAATGATAAGGTCTTTCTTTCTATCCATGATGTAAAGAAATCCGTGATCATTGATAAAACCAACATCACCTGTATAGAGATAACCCTCTTGTACTGTCTCGTTAGTAGCGGCTTCGTTCTGCCAATAGCCACTCATGGTATGTTGGCAACTCACCCTTATTTCACCAGGCTGACCCGGTGTTAGCGGTACGCCTTGATCATCTACAATTTGTAAATGTGCACCTGGCACCGGCTTTCCCGCTGTACCGGCTAGAATCTTATTAGCAAAGAGTTGTTCATGGTCTGAGGATCCCAGTACCGTAATGACACTATGGGTTTCTGTCATACCGTATATTTGAAAAAAATCACATTGATAACGCGTTTTTGCATTTCTTAGCAACGTTTCCGTGATGGGTGAGGCACCGTACATAATTGTTTGTAATTGCTGTAAGGCCGCTGTATTTCGATCTCCGTTTTGACACGCCTGAATCATCGCTGGCACTAAGGCGACATGCACTACTTGTTTTGTGCAAATCATGTCTAGCACCGCGCTAGGATTAAAACTGCCGAGGAATCGCAGCGCTAAACCTCGACTTAATGCCAATAGCGTGACCATGATTCCGCCGACATGGAAAAGGGGTAATCCTTCATAAAATGAATCACCTCTTGCCAACGATACGTCTAAACACATCAACAACGACGAGAGCTGCCCCAAACAATTTTCTTCTGTGAGAACCACTCCCTTTGGCTTGCCACTGGTTCCCGAGGTATAAACTTGAAGATAAGGCCGACTAGCTTGGTAATGGTGATCAAAGTCAGCGGCTGTAAAGGTCCTAAGCCATGATAAAAATGGCTTATTCTCACTTTTTAGACCAGTGCCACCGCCCTCAAAAGTCATGCACTGAATTTCTTGTAGTCCATGTCCTTCTACTGCTGTTAAAGCTGACATCGCCTCGCTATCACAAACCAAAATCTTAGCCTGAGAATGGGTGATAACCCACATCATCTCAGCAGCCGACATACGTCGGTTGACCGGCACAATAACGGGGCCGCCAAGCAGGCCAGACAAAATCAGTACAATGGCTTCGTATCGGTTATCACTGGCCATGGCCACCCGATCAGAAGCCATTAATCCCGCTTGCCGAAATGCTGATACAGTTCGCAAAGCATCATCGAGCAGTTCTCTATAACTATATGAACCAATATCGTCGGTAACGGCGGTGGTGTCGGGAAAATACTGCGCGTGATACACAATGCCACTGTAGGCTCTTATTTTGTTCATTAAGCTGAACTCCCCTGTCATGGGTTTTAGTTAATATTTATAACGAGAAAAAACTAAACACAAAATTAATTGTGTTTAGTTTTATTTACATGCCTATTTTTTTACTCAAAAATTAAGCTTCAAATCCAAGCCATAGGTTTGTGGGGCACCGCGAATGTAGTAATCAAAACCAAATGCACCTTGAAGGTTGATAGCGTAAGTATCGTATTCTTTTGCTGCTAAGTTTTTACCCCAAACCGATACCGAATATGCATCGTCGGACGCTACCCATGACAGTCGACCATTGAACAACCAATACGCATCTTGTTTTAGCTCACCGTAGCCACCGTCACCGTTATAGGCGCTATACCATTGATCATCTTGAAAGTTAGCATTGAGATTAATGGTCAAATAGCCCGCATCTATTTCAAAAATGTCGTAGTCCGTTGAAATTGAATAATTCCAGGTGGGTGCAGATATCAAATTATTACCTGATAAATCGAGGTTATCTTCTTTATCAGCAACGGTTTCGGTATTCGACAATGAGAGCTCGGTAAACTCAGTATCGAGATAACCGACGTTTAAACTGAACGACAATGATTCAGTAATACCGGCCCATAATTCCGTTTCTGCACCTCGTATCCGTGAGCCCCCTGCGTTTTCTAAGAATGCAGAAACAAATACTTGGTTTATAAACTGCTGGTCTGTGTATTTATAATCAAATATGGCCGAGTTAATACGCACCTTGCCATCGTATGCCTCCGCTTTTATACCAATTTCAAAGGCATCTAAATATTCTGGTCTTGCGTAGGCTGTTTCAATTGGTCGTGGTTCATAGTACAAACCACCGTTAAATGAACCGCTTCGGTAGCCTCGGCTATAAGAGGCAAAAACCATAATGTCGTCATTAAATCTGTAATCAATACCCAATTTACCTGTAATTTCTTTTTCTGAGGTACTGAGCTGAGGCGCAGATTCAAGGGTATAAGGTCCCGTGGTGTAACCTGTATTGGCATACTCCAATGCCGAAAGAGGATCTTGCAGTATTGAAGTCAAACCTGTCACGGTTAATGGTGGAGCAAGAAAGGCGTCGTCTACGCCGCTGGTATTGCCTGGGGTCCATGAACCTCGGCCTTCGCCATCATAGCCAACCCTAGATACATTGAGATAGGTCAAGTCATTGGTATCGTTGGTATAACGAAGTCCCAAATCCACGCCCAAGTCATTGCTGATATCAAATCGGAATTGGCTGTACACAGCATAACTTTCTTTCTCTGTGCGCATCCTTTGATCAATAACGCCAAAGTCTAATAAGAAAGGGGCTAGCGGAATCAAGTCGGGGTCGGCAAGACCAATACGTAAGTCTATGAAATCGCCATATAGAGAATATAAATTATGAAGATAAAGATTTTGATAATCGTAGTAAACACCGGCAATGAAATTAACTGGGCCAGTTAGCTGGGTGGATATTCGGAAGTCTTGGCTAAAACCTACCGCATCTGAAGACCAAACATTCTCTACCATGTGCAGCGGAGAACCATCAATATCCATATCGTTGTAATAGTCATTGTCGCTGTACGCTGTTACCGATGTCAGCGTAAAGCTATCTGCTACGTAATTTAAGGTTAATACAGCTAAGTCTGAATTTGTGTCCAGTGTTCCCACTCTATTGGATTCGGTCTCATAAAAACCAAGCCCTCTCGAAGTACTATCGTAGCCGGTATAATCTATAAATCCTGAAGAATCACTTGATAAAGGCCCCAAAAAACTAATATCTACACGGGGCTCATTACGCGGTGTTGTTGCCAAAGCGTCATTTTCACCTTTTGTAAATTTAAACACGGCATTGATTCTATCGCTAATATCCGCTGAAACACTTAAGCGAAAGGCCCTAAAGTCTGTCTGGGTAGTATTTTGTGAATCTAATTTATTCTCTATATAGCCATCATCTTTCTTCATTACACCAGCAAAACGCACAGCAACTCGATCTGGTACTACAGTTGTTTCAAAACCAAATTCGGTAGTTTGGGCGTTATAATTTCCTACACCTAACTTTACAAACCCTTCTGCCTCATCTCCGATCTTTGGTGTTCGGGTAATAACATTGATAGCACCACCCGTGGTGTTTTTCCCATACAAAGTACCCTGTGGCCCCCGCAGGACTTCAAGCCTTTCGATGTCAAAAAAACTAGCGCCATGACTATATACAGGGGCCAGATATGCCTCGTCGATATACACGCCAATTGGGCTGGGTTGGTTGGCTGAGTAATCTGACATGCTGACACCACGAATAGAAAATATCGGCTGCACATCGCCAAAAGGGCCACTTACTTGC is a window of Zhongshania aliphaticivorans DNA encoding:
- a CDS encoding enoyl-CoA hydratase-related protein, whose protein sequence is MSDATQFSSFRFEVNAAVAHIVLNRSDKRNCLVREFWYDLPQAVKLAERLPEVRCILLRAEGKMFSSGIDLAVLQGLTAMGDGLELARKADHLRRTVLSLQDAISALEETRLPVIAAIQGACIGGALDVVCAADIRLAESATAFTPLEMDFGFVPDLGTVQRLTANLPSAVVADWLMDCRTVSGDEAKHLGFVSRVVADAGELESMAVALAERIAARSPVAIMGAKEVMKFTKEHGVKASLRYTATWQSSVFPGDDVANCLKAKQTGGAPSHENMADDRPLYGKEDTLQQ
- a CDS encoding AMP-binding protein encodes the protein MNKIRAYSGIVYHAQYFPDTTAVTDDIGSYSYRELLDDALRTVSAFRQAGLMASDRVAMASDNRYEAIVLILSGLLGGPVIVPVNRRMSAAEMMWVITHSQAKILVCDSEAMSALTAVEGHGLQEIQCMTFEGGGTGLKSENKPFLSWLRTFTAADFDHHYQASRPYLQVYTSGTSGKPKGVVLTEENCLGQLSSLLMCLDVSLARGDSFYEGLPLFHVGGIMVTLLALSRGLALRFLGSFNPSAVLDMICTKQVVHVALVPAMIQACQNGDRNTAALQQLQTIMYGASPITETLLRNAKTRYQCDFFQIYGMTETHSVITVLGSSDHEQLFANKILAGTAGKPVPGAHLQIVDDQGVPLTPGQPGEIRVSCQHTMSGYWQNEAATNETVQEGYLYTGDVGFINDHGFLYIMDRKKDLIISGGENVSSLEVESALMAHPDINDVAVIGLPDERWGEMVTAVVVRSSDSVSEQDILAFSKNALAGFKTPKRIIFSDVIPRNANGKILKKNLRETYQKD
- a CDS encoding TonB-dependent receptor, whose product is MITKVLSAPVRSAIRNSVGVSTLCLMANHAVAASGNIMLEEVIVTAQKRSQSTQDVPIAVTGMNSNQMEKFGLDNAVDLGAYVPNMQVSGPFGDVQPIFSIRGVSMSDYSANQPSPIGVYIDEAYLAPVYSHGASFFDIERLEVLRGPQGTLYGKNTTGGAINVITRTPKIGDEAEGFVKLGVGNYNAQTTEFGFETTVVPDRVAVRFAGVMKKDDGYIENKLDSQNTTQTDFRAFRLSVSADISDRINAVFKFTKGENDALATTPRNEPRVDISFLGPLSSDSSGFIDYTGYDSTSRGLGFYETESNRVGTLDTNSDLAVLTLNYVADSFTLTSVTAYSDNDYYNDMDIDGSPLHMVENVWSSDAVGFSQDFRISTQLTGPVNFIAGVYYDYQNLYLHNLYSLYGDFIDLRIGLADPDLIPLAPFLLDFGVIDQRMRTEKESYAVYSQFRFDISNDLGVDLGLRYTNDTNDLTYLNVSRVGYDGEGRGSWTPGNTSGVDDAFLAPPLTVTGLTSILQDPLSALEYANTGYTTGPYTLESAPQLSTSEKEITGKLGIDYRFNDDIMVFASYSRGYRSGSFNGGLYYEPRPIETAYARPEYLDAFEIGIKAEAYDGKVRINSAIFDYKYTDQQFINQVFVSAFLENAGGSRIRGAETELWAGITESLSFSLNVGYLDTEFTELSLSNTETVADKEDNLDLSGNNLISAPTWNYSISTDYDIFEIDAGYLTINLNANFQDDQWYSAYNGDGGYGELKQDAYWLFNGRLSWVASDDAYSVSVWGKNLAAKEYDTYAINLQGAFGFDYYIRGAPQTYGLDLKLNF